A genomic window from Pocillopora verrucosa isolate sample1 chromosome 7, ASM3666991v2, whole genome shotgun sequence includes:
- the LOC131769968 gene encoding properdin-like isoform X1, whose protein sequence is MKFGLALYFISMLLIIQPDAILSCDTANWWASLDKKGWSVCPNDRTFLKGLWRNDPSGNNGLWLIEEGKCCRAKEPSYANQPSTCTNANWWRTLDPKHVWALCPAGYYMEGIYITYPTNIYNIEESKCCRPQNHPNAYDDCYDEDVYLSFDKKGWSECKRDGYYMTGIYKGGCEHLYCIEKFKCCSMKKVAVNGGWSEFGPFGECSATCGGGIKERSRTCTNPPPSGGGAQCSGSAKETMVCNVEPCAVNGGWSEFGPFGECSATCGGGIKERSRTCTNPPPSGGGAQCSGSAKETIVCNVEPCDVDGGWTNWSKYGECKGKKCNKRGKMYKYRTCTNPPPSGEGKSCKGKSRKGKRCRVKCD, encoded by the exons ATGAAGTTTGGGCTCGCACTTTACTTTATCAGCATGCTGCTGATAATTCAACCTGATGCCATTCTGAGCTGTGACACAGCAAATTGGTGGGCAAGTCTTGACAAGAAAGGTTGGTCTGTATGTCCAAATGATCGTACTTTCCTCAAAGGACTCTGGCGAAATGATCCATCGGGGAACAACGGCCTTTGGCTTATCGAGGAAGGAAAATGCTGCAGAGCTAAGGAGCCAAGTTATGCTAATCAACCGTCAACTTGCACAAACGCAAACTGGTGGAGAACATTAGACCC aaaacatGTTTGGGCTCTGTGTCCTGCTGGCTATTACATGGAGGGCATCTATATCACCTAtccaacaaatatttacaacatcGAAGAGTCCAAGTGCTGTCGTCCACAGAATCATCCGAACGCTTATGATGACTGTTATGATGAGGATGTTTACCTTTCGTTCGACAAGAAAGGTTGGAGCGAATGCAAACGGGATGGCTATTACATGACTGGAATCTACAAAGGCGGCTGTGAGCACCTTTACtgcattgaaaaattcaaatgctgCAGCATGAAGAAAG TTGCAGTTAATGGTGGATGGTCTGAATTCGGACCTTTTGGAGAATGCAGCGCCACTTGTGGAGGTGGAATCAAGGAGCGCTCACGAACCTGTACCAATCCCCCTCCGTCAGGAGGTGGAGCCCAATGTTCAGGGTCAGCTAAGGAAACAATGGTTTGTAATGTGGAGCCTTGTGCTG TTAATGGTGGATGGTCTGAATTCGGACCTTTTGGAGAATGCAGCGCCACTTGTGGAGGTGGAATCAAGGAGCGCTCACGAACCTGTACCAATCCCCCTCCGTCAGGAGGTGGAGCCCAATGTTCAGGGTCAGCTAAGGAAACAATAGTTTGTAATGTGGAGCCTTGTGATG tAGATGGTGGGTGGACCAATTGGAGTAAGTATGGTGAATGTAAAGGCAAGAAGTGTAATAAGAGAGGCAAAATGTACAAGTACCGAACCTGCACCAACCCGCCCCCAAGCGGCGAGGGGAAGAGTTGCAAGGGAAAAAGTAGGAAAGGGAAGAGGTGCAGAGTGAAGTGTGACTAA
- the LOC131769951 gene encoding complex I intermediate-associated protein 30, mitochondrial — protein sequence MAAGNGIVRGVQGFFKKPAVKKVVDTLFPDPMSRLKYQEILWDFSDKESLEKWTLITDEQFGGKSTAEFVQSPGGKAVFRGNLSTELPQATSVKYSGMCAIRAQPHRDWKGDVTANDVTDYDGIVMRVRGDGRTYALNVQTQSIRDDDIHQSFFHTRGGPLWETVKVPFTKFVLTNAGYLQDQQMAFPRIRTLGFTLADWNTGPFHLEIDYIKLVMFMYQPKHFKYHWQSKV from the exons ATGGCGGCTGGAAACGGCATCGTAAGAGGTGTCCAAGGGTTTTTCAAAAAACCAGCCGTAAAAAAAGTTGTAGACACTCTCTTTCCAGATCCCATGTCGAGATTGAAATACCAAGAAATTCTGTGGGACTTTAGCGATAAGGAGTCTCTCGAAAAGTGGACACTGATTACAGATGAACAGTTTGGTGGCAAATCAACAGCTGAATTTGTACAAAGCCCTGGGGGAAAAGCAGTGTTTCGAGGAAATCTATCGACAGAATTACCTCAAGCTACAAGTGTCAAGTACAGTGGTATGTGTGCTATCAGGGCGCAGCCGCACAGG GATTGGAAAGGTGATGTTACTGCAAATGATGTAACAGATTATGATGGTATTGTAATGAGAGTGCGAGGTGATGGTAGAACGTATGCACTGAATGTTCAAACACAGAGCATCAGAGATGATGATATTCATCAATCTTTCTTTCATACAAGGGGAGGACCACTTTGGGAGACAGTAAAG GTGCCATTCACAAAGTTTGTCCTGACCAATGCAGGTTACTTGCAGGATCAGCAGATGGCATTTCCAAGGATACGCACATTAGGCTTCACGTTAGCAGACTGGAACACAGGACCATTTCATTTAGAAATTGACTACATTAAGCTGGTTATGTTCATGTACCAACCAAAGCATTTTAAGTACCACTGGCAAAGCAAAGTTTAG
- the LOC131769950 gene encoding cardiolipin synthase (CMP-forming): MAGVCGNCQILRLTSTLKGCFNTKFLPFKPKYIIPATFVSTFSFLGCRRSSEDRRSGGFIWQHGRCVQEDVYTFWKMEGSRTYRSTSFHFQRGVEEPGKTKPVSGIIKTKLEKMKEMKEDIYTVPNLLSTFRIVITPVLGYLIVTEDFVSSLIFFGVAGVTDMLDGFIARNFKNQKSVLGTVLDPFADKILMSVLTISLTVVSLLPVTLTALILSRDALLIGYAFYLRYKSLPSPKTISRYFDFNLPTVELRPNFLGKANTVLQLALVGCSLAAPVFGFVDHPHLQYLWYTVACSTVMSSISYLINFRGSVKYL; this comes from the exons ATGGCGGGTGTTTGCGGCAATTGCCAAATACTTCGCCTGACTTCAACCCTAAAAGGATgctttaacaccaaattcctgccttttaaaccaaaatatatCATACCTGCTACCTTCGTCTCTACCTTCAGTTTTCTCGGATGTCGACGTTCGTCTGAAGATCGTCGTTCTGGAGGCTTCATTTGGCAACACGGAAGATGTGTGCAGGAAGACGTCTACACGTTTTGGAAGATGGAAGGATCAAGAACCTATAGATccacttcttttcattttcagcgaGGTGTAGAGGAACCTGGGAAGACGAAACCAGTGTCTGGAATAATCAAGACGAAGCtggaaaagatgaaagaaatg aaagaggaTATTTATACAGTGCCAAATCTGCTGTCCACCTTCAGAATAGTGATCACTCCAGTTCTTGGCTATCTGATAGTTACAGAGGATTTTGTCagctctttaattttctttggtgTCGCTGGTGTCACTGACATG CTTGATGGATTCattgcaagaaattttaaaaaccagAAATCAGTGCTGGGCACAGTTTTAGATCCATTTGCTGACAAGATTCTGATGTCTGTACTGACCATATCACTCACTGTTGTGTCTCTTCTACCAG TTACCCTGACTGCATTGATTCTGAGTCGAGATGCCCTTTTGATTGGCTATGCTTTTTACTTGAGATACAAGTCACTTCCATCACCG aaaacaatttccagGTACTTTGATTTTAACTTACCTACAGTGGAGCTTAGACCCAACTTCCTTGGCAAG GCCAACACAGTTTTACAGCTGGCTCTTGTTGGCTGTTCACTGGCTGCTCCTGTTTTTGGATTTGTGGATCATCCTCATTTGCAATACCTTTG gtatacAGTGGCTTGTTCAACTGTCATGTCTAGTATTAGTTATCTTATCAACTTTAGAGGATCTGTAAAATATctttaa
- the LOC131769968 gene encoding properdin-like isoform X2: MKFGLALYFISMLLIIQPDAILSCDTANWWASLDKKGWSVCPNDRTFLKGLWRNDPSGNNGLWLIEEGKCCRAKEPSYANQPSTCTNANWWRTLDPKHVWALCPAGYYMEGIYITYPTNIYNIEESKCCRPQNHPNAYDDCYDEDVYLSFDKKGWSECKRDGYYMTGIYKGGCEHLYCIEKFKCCSMKKVNGGWSEFGPFGECSATCGGGIKERSRTCTNPPPSGGGAQCSGSAKETMVCNVEPCAVNGGWSEFGPFGECSATCGGGIKERSRTCTNPPPSGGGAQCSGSAKETIVCNVEPCDVDGGWTNWSKYGECKGKKCNKRGKMYKYRTCTNPPPSGEGKSCKGKSRKGKRCRVKCD; encoded by the exons ATGAAGTTTGGGCTCGCACTTTACTTTATCAGCATGCTGCTGATAATTCAACCTGATGCCATTCTGAGCTGTGACACAGCAAATTGGTGGGCAAGTCTTGACAAGAAAGGTTGGTCTGTATGTCCAAATGATCGTACTTTCCTCAAAGGACTCTGGCGAAATGATCCATCGGGGAACAACGGCCTTTGGCTTATCGAGGAAGGAAAATGCTGCAGAGCTAAGGAGCCAAGTTATGCTAATCAACCGTCAACTTGCACAAACGCAAACTGGTGGAGAACATTAGACCC aaaacatGTTTGGGCTCTGTGTCCTGCTGGCTATTACATGGAGGGCATCTATATCACCTAtccaacaaatatttacaacatcGAAGAGTCCAAGTGCTGTCGTCCACAGAATCATCCGAACGCTTATGATGACTGTTATGATGAGGATGTTTACCTTTCGTTCGACAAGAAAGGTTGGAGCGAATGCAAACGGGATGGCTATTACATGACTGGAATCTACAAAGGCGGCTGTGAGCACCTTTACtgcattgaaaaattcaaatgctgCAGCATGAAGAAAG TTAATGGTGGATGGTCTGAATTCGGACCTTTTGGAGAATGCAGCGCCACTTGTGGAGGTGGAATCAAGGAGCGCTCACGAACCTGTACCAATCCCCCTCCGTCAGGAGGTGGAGCCCAATGTTCAGGGTCAGCTAAGGAAACAATGGTTTGTAATGTGGAGCCTTGTGCTG TTAATGGTGGATGGTCTGAATTCGGACCTTTTGGAGAATGCAGCGCCACTTGTGGAGGTGGAATCAAGGAGCGCTCACGAACCTGTACCAATCCCCCTCCGTCAGGAGGTGGAGCCCAATGTTCAGGGTCAGCTAAGGAAACAATAGTTTGTAATGTGGAGCCTTGTGATG tAGATGGTGGGTGGACCAATTGGAGTAAGTATGGTGAATGTAAAGGCAAGAAGTGTAATAAGAGAGGCAAAATGTACAAGTACCGAACCTGCACCAACCCGCCCCCAAGCGGCGAGGGGAAGAGTTGCAAGGGAAAAAGTAGGAAAGGGAAGAGGTGCAGAGTGAAGTGTGACTAA
- the LOC131769949 gene encoding uncharacterized protein translates to MEGKKGIENITDRKLVCEMKDVLNNLISQLSAAGLTVHVLQNRAVVTERNELRAFNVFDGETALQFVNQPEHADKIISFNSERFYCHTEYLVLRSQYFRALFFGVYRESSMDFISVHLPAPGNMEPILRFMYSGIAEDALFEAHEMFSTIQNANFLGVEELLIKAAENFASRWKFYAVSPLFRRSIVDSEFLSSILELGTKNSVFSMGDMLRIVVWWNEEEESPECNFSESIRLLMEHKCLEKSGLMDLEWALGKKPPLFCFIEQSAFRPVYQHAIQNSARALEKMRVHEDKIKSLSQCVRTLTRQLEEVRCNRCQMFLPRAAMKTRTCIVTRHQGEYVVNKGWSCCRQLIKRSKGCKPVSLSRHCMSLNARAR, encoded by the coding sequence ATGGAGGGTAAGAAAGGCATAGAGAACATTACTGACAGAAAGCTTGTTTGCGAAATGAAAGACGTGCTGAATAATTTGATTTCTCAGCTGTCAGCTGCCGGTCTTACAGTCCACGTGCTTCAAAATCGCGCTGTTGTCACTGAACGAAACGAACTGAGAGCGTTCAACGTTTTTGATGGAGAAACAGCCTTGCAGTTTGTGAATCAACCAGAGCATGCCGACAAgattatttctttcaattctgAACGATTTTACTGTCATACAGAGTACTTGGTTCTTAGAAGTCAGTATTTTCGGGCTCTATTTTTTGGGGTCTACCGCGAATCAAGCATGGACTTTATCTCCGTTCACCTTCCGGCGCCTGGAAATATGGAGCCTATTTTGCGCTTTATGTACTCGGGTATTGCAGAAGACGCGCTATTCGAAGCTCACGAAATGTTCAGCACGAttcaaaatgcaaatttcttGGGTGTCGAGGAACTGTTGATTAAGGCAGCCGAGAACTTCGCCTCGAGGTGGAAATTTTACGCCGTTTCTCCTCTGTTTAGGAGAAGCATCGTTGATTCTGAATTTTTATCATCGATTTTAGAGTTGGgaacaaaaaacagcgttttcaGCATGGGAGATATGCTAAGAATTGTAGTTTGGTGGAATGAAGAGGAAGAAAGCCCAGAATGTAACTTTTCCGAGTCAATCCGTCTTCTTATGGAGCACAAATGCTTAGAGAAATCGGGCTTGATGGATTTGGAATGGGCGCTGGGCAAGAAACCTCCGCTGTTTTGCTTTATTGAACAGTCCGCGTTCCGCCCAGTGTATCAACACGCGATCCAGAATTCCGCGCGCGCACTCGAGAAAATGCGTGTGCACGAGGACAAAATCAAGAGTCTTTCTCAATGCGTGCGGACATTGACGAGACAACTCGAGGAAGTCCGCTGTAACAGATGCCAAATGTTCCTTCCTCGGGCAGCCATGAAGACCAGAACCTGTATTGTGACGCGACATCAGGGAGAGTACGTGGTGAACAAGGGATGGAGTTGTTGCAGGCAGCTGATTAAGAGAAGCAAAGGATGTAAACCTGTCAGTTTGTCCAGGCACTGCATGTCTTTGAATGCAAGGGCAAGATGA
- the LOC131769958 gene encoding multiple coagulation factor deficiency protein 2 homolog: MAPLSMRCIFIVALFGGSFARADEEAKSVLHDSKVTHDRDHIKEHLKEEIEFKEEEMSDEDLQFHYFRLHDYDGNRKLDGLEIMHAISHYQNESGVTDKEETSDEANSRTVDQILDEDDLNSDGYIDYPEYIASHKTTTKNSEGHAN, encoded by the exons ATGGCACCCTTGAGTATGCGGTGTATTTTCATTGTTGCTCTCTTCGGCGGATCTTTCGCACGTGCCGATGAAGAGGCGAAATCGGTTCTACACGATTCCAAAGTCACGCACGATCGAGA tCATATCAAGGAGCATCTAAAAGAGGAAATTGAGttcaaagaagaagaaatgagtGATGAAGACCTACAGTTCCACTACTTCCGACTTCATGATTACGACGGAAACAGAAAACTGGACGGACTGGAGATTATGCATGCCATCAGCCATTATCAGAACGAGTCGGGAGTAACAGACAAGGAGGAAACTTCGGACGAAGCTAATTCGAGAACCGTGGACCAGATTTTGGACGAGGATGACTTAAATTCAGACGGATATATTGACTATCCCGAATATATCGCATCGCATAAAACCACGACCAAAAATTCAGAAGGGCACGCAAACTAA
- the LOC131769964 gene encoding multiple coagulation factor deficiency protein 2 homolog: protein MDRKMVSYCRACGLLLFLSLFSLIKSDDTQAAGMHNPLHDSKLTHDKDHIKEHLKDEIDLKDEQMSDEDLQFHYFKLHDYDNNNKLDGIELMNAMTHYHDEEGEGKNPQYSDDEMGHMIDQILDEDDHNKDGYIDYPEFVASQKS, encoded by the exons ATGGATAGAAAAATGGTGTCTTATTGCCGTGCTTGTGGGCTCTTACTGTTcctttctctattttctttgataaaatctGACGATACGCAGGCTGCGGGGATGCATAACCCTCTACACGATTCAAAACTAACACACGATAAAGA CCATATCAAGGAACATCTTAAGGACGAAATTGACTTGAAGGATGAACAGATGTCTGACGAGGATCTCCAATTCCACTACTTTAAACTGCACGACtatgacaataacaacaaattgGATGGAATTGAGCTAATGAATGCCATGACTCATTATCACGATGAAGAAGGTGAAGGAAAGAACCCACAGTATAGTGATGACGAAATGGGACACATGATAGATCAAATTTTAGATGAGGATGACCACAACAAAGACGGCTATATTGATTATCCAGAATTTGTAGCATCACAGAAGTCTTAA
- the LOC131769957 gene encoding palmitoyltransferase ZDHHC22 — MSASSQPIDFSRHQFYGKTSRGTILGTHTVGLGYVVVMFVLLFWFEIFEVIPILFTDSVGLLATNLILFIYIMINAVGNYFYVVTTDTSHKRLEKFSEGRDGDFYCQSCEQNSPPRSHHCSFCDRCIVRRDHHCFFAAACIGHANARFFVVFNFFAFVGSAYVAIINLFYLHLKIGPLIPLSFEAICKVVPLLTVFKVWNGSVTLYYFLVVVVTWLCIVQTLGCASCCFFQLTLIFSGQTTYEWQHKNFIYSKGWKKNFYDICGQKWYLWWFFPIFQWQKLASREEEYYAQYSSKTSKYV, encoded by the coding sequence ATGAGTGCGTCATCTCAACCAATTGATTTTTCTCGGCATCAGTTCTACGGCAAGACTTCGCGAGGCACCATCCTCGGAACTCACACCGTTGGGCTTGGATATGTCGTTGTTATGTTCGTCCTTcttttttggtttgaaatttttgaagtgaTACCAATATTGTTTACGGACTCTGTCGGGCTGCTGGCGacaaatttaatactttttaTCTACATTATGATCAATGCTGTTGGAAACTATTTCTACGTAGTAACGACTGACACATCTCATAAGAGGCTGGAGAAATTCAGCGAGGGGCGCGATGGAGATTTCTATTGCCAATCGTGCGAACAAAATTCGCCTCCAAGGTCACATCATTGTTCGTTTTGTGACAGGTGTATAGTTAGGCGTGACCATCATTGCTTCTTTGCGGCAGCCTGCATTGGTCACGCAAATGCGCGTTTCTTTGTcgtatttaattttttcgcaTTCGTCGGATCAGCTTATGTGGCGATCATAAACTTATTTTACTTACATCTGAAGATCGGTCCTTTGATTCCTCTCAGTTTTGAGGCCATCTGCAAAGTTGTTCCATTATTGACAGTCTTTAAAGTATGGAATGGAAGTGTCACGTTGTATTATTTCTTGGTGGTTGTTGTAACATGGCTATGTATTGTTCAAACTCTGGGTTGTGCCAGCTGTTGCTTCTTTCAACTGACATTGATTTTCTCTGGGCAAACAACCTATGAATGGCaacataaaaatttcatttacagCAAAGGTTGGAAGAAAAACTTCTATGACATTTGTGGACAAAAGTGGTACCTCTGGTGGTTTTTCCCTATTTTTCAGTGGCAAAAACTTGCATCAAGGGAGGAAGAATATTATGCACAGTATAGTTCTAAAACATCAAAGTATGTCTGA
- the LOC131769956 gene encoding ribosomal oxygenase 1-like, whose product MKSSSGRRSAFSVYQSQIGKDEESSQKVEEKANQPSGSKKRPLDENPSKSTSKKVSKLRGSKSLDDDGTNGIFDHEERTPDILEPKQKGKGKLLSKANRLRQSLSLSSRKKKRNGYQSYDRVDLQEKSSSNLTVHNLPADKSDRTDSETGNEEPSEEEQAKWNSEQGDIEADRLFSWLISPVKPGKFFSDVWEQKPLLIKRHHLTYNDGWFSTSELDTILREHRVLFSTNLDVTSYKNGQRETHNPSGRAHAPVVWDYYENGCSVRFLNPQAFSQSVWKLTSLLQEYFGCLVGANVYLTPAGSQGFAPHYDDIEAFVVQLEGKKHWRLYNPRCDAEALPRYSSENFTQEEIGEPILDTELVAGDVLYFPRGTIHQADTPSDTHSLHITLSTYQKTSWMDFMEKLIPGALQVAFEEDREFRQGLPLNYLDYMGVANSESNTKERSDFLKKVEKLMMKLVSHAPVDAAVDQFAVGVLRDSLPPVLTEEETKKSVFGSDSSWKEGKIIGKVSINEETEVRLIRKGVARLVVEGEVVHVYHTLQNSRVYHEIELDSLEFGLEAGPIIESILQSYPDYIAVKDLPHDDTNYKIDLVTLLYEKGILARK is encoded by the exons ATGAAGTCGAGTTCTGGAAGGCGCTCTGCGTTTTCCGTGTATCAATCGCAGATTGGAAAGGATGAAGAAAGTTCCCAGAAAGTGGAGGAAAAGGCTAATCAACCGTCTGGATCAAAGAAAAGGCCGCTCGACGAAAATCCTTCGAAGAGCACCTCAAAGAAAGTGAGCAAATTGCGCGGCAGTAAAAGTTTGGACGACGACGGAACAAATGGGATATTCGATCACGAGGAACGTACACCAGACATTCTAGAACCtaaacagaaaggaaaagggAAGTTACTTAGTAAAGCTAACAGACTCAGACAGAGTCTGTCCTTGTCTAGCCGGAAAAAGAAGAGGAATGGCTATCAAAGTTATGATCGTGTAGATTTACAGGAAAAGTCTTCAAGTAACTTGACCGTGCATAACTTGCCCGCTGATAAATCAGACAGAACAGATAGTGAGACCGGGAATGAAGAACCTTCTGAGGAAGAGCAAGCCAAGTGGAACTCGGAACAAGGAGATATAGAAGCTGATAGACTTTTCTCCTGGTTGATAAGTCCAGTGAAACCCGGGAAATTTTTCAG TGACGTATGGGAACAGAAACCCCTGTTGATCAAGAGACATCATCTAACCTATAATGATGGCTGGTTCAGCACAAGCGAATTAGATACTATTCTTAGAGAG CACCGAGTTCTATTCTCAACCAATCTGGATGTGACATCTTATAAAAATGGACAACGAGAGACCCACAATCCTTCAGGGAGAGCTCATGCTCCAGTAGTATGGGATTATTATGAG aatGGCTGTTCTGTTCGTTTCCTCAATCCTCAAGCTTTTTCACAGTCAGTGTGGAAGTTGACTTCCCTTCTACaggagtattttggttgtctGGTTGGTGCCAACGT tTATCTAACTCCAGCTGGCTCTCAAGGCTTTGCCCCGCATTATGATGACATTGAAGCCTTTGTTGTGCAACTGGAGGGGAAAAAACACTGGAGACTTTACAATCCAAG atGTGATGCTGAAGCCTTACCAAGGTACTCTAGTG AAAACTTTACACAAGAAGAAATTGGTGAACCCATTCTTGATACAGAGCTTGTTGCTGGAGATGTCCTCTACTTCCCAAGAGGGACAATCCATCAG GCAGATACACCAAGTGATACACATTCTTTACATATCACTCTGTCCACTTATCAAAAGACCTCCTGGATGGATTTTATGGAAAAG TTAATTCCAGGTGCTCTGCAGGTTGCATTTGAAGAGGATCGTGAATTCCGTCAAGGATTGCCACTTAATTATCTTGACTATATGGGTGTGGCAAATTCAGAATCG AACACCAAAGAGAGGTCAGATTTCCTGAAGAAGGTGGAAAAACTTATGATGAAATTGGTATCACACGCTCCAGTTGATGCAGCTGTCGACCAG TTTGCAGTGGGAGTCCTTCGAGATTCTTTGCCTCCAGTTTTGACTGAAG aagaaacaaagaagagcGTCTTTGGCAGTGATTCTTCGTGGAAAGAAGGAAAGATTATCGGCAAAGTTTCTATCAACGAGGAAACAGAAGTCAGGCTGATACGAAAAGGAGTGGCAAG GCTAGTTGTCGAAGGTGAAGTCGTGCATGTTTACCACACACTGCAGAATTCTAGAGTCTATCACGAGATTGAGCTAGACAGCTTGGAGTTTGGTTTAGAG GCTGGTCCAATAATAGAGAGCATTCTACAGAGTTACCCTGATTACATTGCAGTGAAAGACCTGCCTCATGATGATACGAATTAcaag ATTGACCTGGTCACGTTGCTCTACGAAAAAGGAATTCTGGCCAGAAAGTAA